In Deltaproteobacteria bacterium, the following are encoded in one genomic region:
- a CDS encoding DUF4340 domain-containing protein, with the protein MGSRGSLLALSVIAAALAVGLLVDDPSPPPRSSTRVLPEFDPVRVDRLSWTRPGQPDVVVALGEAGPRVIRPVDAPADRDAVAAALAALERLTYHRVGTPADAGPVRVSVRAGSARVAVGAALPQLGRTWVVAGGRAYLVDDDAVRALDVALEDLRERRALDFTPEDVVAFELHGDAGDLSFSGRPLQVHLERGGRARADVDRVRAALDALASARIDRFVDGVDDAQVPPGLVVRVHAAGPAQQIAVRGPCPGSPSLVLADTEAGLGCLPDAALAPARALLASGPMALVDRRLFRGKPDAVAIGDVRLERRGAIWRFSDGRLADADAVREWLAAVRSIEATDVAPGGAGGGVRVDLGGEVVDVDLRRRIARRAGEPVALALPTVAPFRATAVDFYDRGVWIEEPATLRAIRRAGRSVDRGATGDWPAARDAEAVRAVRDGAARLRAVRFTRARPRAPVDVELEFDPPPGASAPVVHTLAVGRNCVATSPDAPAPFELSPALCAALLAPW; encoded by the coding sequence GTGGGTAGCCGCGGTTCGCTGCTCGCGCTGTCCGTCATCGCCGCCGCGCTGGCCGTGGGGCTGCTGGTCGACGACCCGTCGCCGCCGCCCCGGTCGTCGACCCGCGTGCTGCCGGAGTTCGATCCGGTCCGCGTGGACCGCCTGTCGTGGACGCGCCCCGGACAGCCGGACGTGGTCGTCGCGCTGGGGGAGGCCGGGCCGCGCGTGATCCGGCCGGTGGACGCGCCCGCGGATCGCGACGCGGTCGCGGCGGCGCTCGCCGCGCTCGAGCGGCTGACCTACCATCGCGTCGGCACGCCGGCTGACGCCGGGCCGGTGCGCGTGTCGGTGCGAGCCGGCAGCGCGCGCGTGGCCGTGGGCGCCGCGCTGCCGCAACTGGGCCGCACGTGGGTCGTGGCCGGCGGCCGCGCGTACCTGGTCGATGACGACGCCGTGCGCGCGCTCGACGTGGCGCTCGAGGATCTGCGCGAACGGCGTGCGCTCGACTTCACCCCGGAGGACGTCGTCGCGTTCGAGCTGCACGGCGACGCCGGCGACCTGTCGTTCAGCGGCAGGCCGTTGCAAGTACACCTGGAACGCGGCGGACGGGCGCGCGCCGACGTCGACCGTGTGCGCGCGGCTCTCGACGCTCTCGCCAGCGCGCGCATCGACCGTTTCGTCGATGGAGTCGACGACGCGCAGGTGCCGCCGGGCCTGGTCGTCCGGGTCCACGCGGCGGGCCCGGCGCAACAGATCGCCGTGCGCGGGCCGTGTCCCGGCTCGCCCTCCCTGGTCTTGGCCGACACCGAGGCGGGGCTCGGCTGCCTGCCGGACGCAGCGCTCGCCCCGGCGCGCGCTCTCCTCGCGTCCGGGCCGATGGCGCTCGTCGATCGGCGGTTGTTCCGCGGAAAACCGGATGCCGTCGCGATCGGCGACGTGCGGCTCGAGCGACGCGGCGCGATCTGGCGTTTTTCGGACGGGCGGCTCGCCGACGCCGACGCGGTCCGCGAGTGGCTCGCGGCGGTGCGTTCCATCGAGGCGACCGACGTGGCGCCCGGTGGCGCCGGCGGCGGGGTGCGCGTCGACTTGGGCGGTGAGGTCGTCGACGTCGACCTCCGCCGCCGCATCGCGCGGCGCGCCGGGGAGCCGGTGGCGCTCGCGCTGCCGACCGTGGCGCCGTTTCGCGCGACCGCGGTCGACTTCTACGATCGGGGCGTGTGGATCGAGGAACCCGCGACGCTGCGCGCGATCCGGCGTGCAGGTCGCAGCGTCGACCGCGGCGCCACCGGCGACTGGCCGGCGGCCCGCGATGCCGAAGCGGTTCGGGCGGTGCGCGACGGGGCGGCTCGGCTGCGCGCGGTCCGATTTACGCGCGCACGCCCGCGCGCGCCGGTCGACGTCGAGCTGGAGTTCGACCCGCCCCCGGGTGCGTCCGCCCCGGTGGTCCACACCCTCGCGGTCGGGCGCAACTGTGTCGCGACCAGCCCGGATGCGCCCGCTCCGTTCGAACTGTCGCCGGCGCTGTGCGCGGCGCTGCTCGCGCCGTGGTAA
- a CDS encoding ABC transporter substrate-binding protein — MPATLEQAQRMGRAAWVLAVAVAACEGAPARPQPWRHARDEPVATDVDPPAIAGEAEREALERAARRATTLSVWLDADPVHLHPLASPTEWGRRIVMDTVFETLIRYEPSPDGPGQPAHYAPGLATAWQVGPGGRTIRVELRDGVRFHDGRAFTAVDAQFSLDAARQPRTGAGELRALLADVEAVDIVGPRALRIRLARPNGYTIRALAEVPMLSASVYRGRMAPRRGPVVGTGPYRVDRWDDGGVRLVRNSNYWGPAPAVDAIEFVRIDDAAQALSAARRGEIDVVPALIPEHYPGQAEVPAIRERFAPLHLRPPAVRYLAFGSRPPLDDPRVRAAFAMLIDRDAIAERVYRGLARPVAWPVWPGGPASGPEPPPIPYDPKRAAALLDAAGWTTASPGAVRARGRDRLHIALLALDGAPAAERDAIVAALRGAGVFVEVRRGTAAVLRNRLAAGDFDLALVEWRALVDTDLAPLFETRGRANYGRLSDEQLDALLERMRRAATPADRWAIAPAIAQRLGQVWPIAGIVAPEPVGLIARRVRNAQVVGGWLRLRDVALAEEEDAPADQ; from the coding sequence ATGCCGGCAACATTGGAACAAGCACAACGGATGGGCCGCGCAGCGTGGGTGCTCGCCGTGGCGGTCGCAGCGTGCGAGGGGGCGCCGGCCCGGCCGCAACCGTGGCGGCACGCGCGCGACGAGCCGGTCGCCACCGACGTCGACCCGCCCGCGATCGCCGGCGAGGCCGAGCGCGAGGCGCTCGAGCGGGCGGCGCGCCGCGCGACCACCCTGTCGGTGTGGCTGGATGCCGATCCGGTGCATCTCCACCCGCTGGCATCTCCGACCGAGTGGGGCCGGCGCATCGTGATGGACACCGTGTTCGAGACGTTGATCCGCTACGAGCCGTCGCCGGACGGACCCGGGCAGCCCGCGCACTACGCGCCGGGCCTGGCGACCGCGTGGCAGGTCGGCCCGGGAGGGCGCACGATCCGCGTCGAACTGCGCGACGGCGTACGGTTCCACGACGGCCGCGCCTTCACGGCGGTGGACGCGCAGTTTTCGCTCGACGCCGCGCGGCAACCGCGGACCGGCGCCGGCGAACTGCGCGCGCTGCTCGCCGACGTCGAGGCGGTGGACATCGTCGGTCCGCGCGCGCTGCGCATCCGGCTCGCGCGCCCCAACGGCTACACCATCCGCGCGCTCGCCGAGGTGCCGATGCTGTCGGCGTCGGTCTACCGCGGGCGAATGGCGCCGCGGCGCGGGCCGGTCGTGGGGACCGGCCCGTACCGGGTCGACCGGTGGGACGACGGCGGCGTGCGCCTGGTGCGCAATTCCAACTACTGGGGGCCGGCGCCGGCGGTCGACGCGATCGAGTTCGTCCGCATCGATGACGCCGCGCAAGCGCTGTCGGCGGCGCGGCGCGGGGAGATCGACGTCGTCCCGGCGCTCATCCCCGAGCACTATCCCGGTCAGGCCGAGGTGCCGGCGATCCGCGAGCGGTTTGCGCCGCTGCACCTGCGGCCGCCGGCCGTGCGCTACCTCGCGTTCGGCAGTCGCCCGCCGCTGGACGATCCGCGCGTGCGCGCCGCGTTCGCGATGCTGATCGACCGCGACGCCATCGCCGAGCGCGTGTACCGGGGGCTGGCGCGACCCGTGGCCTGGCCGGTGTGGCCCGGCGGACCGGCCAGTGGGCCGGAGCCGCCGCCGATCCCGTACGACCCGAAGCGCGCCGCGGCCCTGCTCGATGCAGCCGGGTGGACGACCGCCTCGCCGGGCGCGGTGCGCGCGCGCGGCCGCGATCGGTTGCACATCGCACTGCTCGCACTCGACGGGGCGCCGGCCGCCGAGCGCGACGCGATCGTCGCGGCACTGCGCGGCGCGGGCGTGTTCGTCGAGGTGCGCCGCGGCACGGCCGCCGTGCTGCGCAATCGGCTGGCCGCCGGCGACTTCGACCTCGCGCTCGTCGAGTGGCGCGCGCTGGTGGACACGGATCTGGCGCCGCTGTTCGAGACGCGCGGTCGCGCCAACTACGGGCGGCTGTCGGACGAGCAGCTCGACGCGCTGCTCGAACGGATGCGCCGCGCGGCCACTCCGGCGGATCGCTGGGCGATCGCGCCGGCGATCGCCCAGCGGCTCGGCCAAGTGTGGCCGATCGCCGGAATCGTGGCGCCGGAGCCGGTCGGGTTGATCGCCCGCCGCGTGCGCAACGCGCAGGTTGTCGGCGGCTGGCTGCGGCTGCGCGACGTGGCGCTGGCTGAGGAGGAAGACGCGCCGGCCGATCAATGA